AAAGACTTGAAGTCTAGTCCAACTCACAGTAGTTTAGTTACTACAGTGAGATATACCTGATGttaaaaagaataaatcaaAAATGATGCGTAACTTCACATCAGAGCAACAACTCATTGCCACTGTGCAAAACATCCTGTCGTTTTGTGGGCAGGACGACGTACAGTACAGAGCTACATGCACAGCAAAGGTAGGCAGGAATTtagcagagaaaacaacagatttgCAGGCAGCCTCAGTGGTTGAGTGAACAGGTTAACAGTGTCGGGGCTTTGAATGGCTGTGACAGGGAGAAAGCAGCGAGAGGCTCCAGCACTGAAGGGGGAAGTGACCCGGAAACAGTGTAAGTGCAGCTTGTTGGGCCCTTTAGGAGAAATCTCTGCAGAAGCACTGACGCAAGTCCACCTAAATACACATTTCTCTTATTTCTCTTGGTTTCTCTGTGGAGATGCATTACTCAGCTATGCTCACGCTTTAAAAACAGATTGCAGGGACAGACTGTAACAACAAACCTCCTGATTCTTTCATATAAGCAGATTTTCAGCATTTGGAAAAATACTTTTCTTTAGAATGAAAAGCAGTGAGACTGGTTTTTGttacagatacagtacataTGGGATTACATATGGATTATAAAAGTGTGGAGGCACGTTAACGACCAGGGGCGACTCTCGGTCTCAGCTCAgtttccttgtgtgtgtttgaggaagATTCATGGATCAGATTTTCTGTGGTGCAGCGTTAATCATGTGTAAACTGATCAACAGTGTTTAGTGAGGAACTTTGCAGTATCTTAGACTCttattgtttaaataaacatgttgttgctcatttgtttgttttaaataatgattTTAATAACTGCAATGACTTTTCATAAGTTTCCACAATATAAGACTCAGATAATGGGACTTGCAGTCCAGCAGACTCACAGATTGATTATAAGGTTTTTCTATAGCTCATCttaaatttaacatttcagACCAGTTGGTCAGAATTACTGTTTCTTTGAGAACTACAGCACATTTATGTCTTTATCTTTCCCCTTTTAACTGAATAACACTCGGTCATATCTATTGTGGTAAATTCTAAAGGTAAACTTGTGTTTATTCTTCctaaacaatacaaaaaacCGTACAGGGTCATTGGGTTATGTTCCAACATATAGCAGTTTAAAGTTATTTCACATTAGTGTAACCAGTTTGGCTTTATTTTAGTGTAAGATTGTCAATATAATTTGAAGTATATTGTAACAAACTAAAAAAGGTGCACATTATTAAATTATAGTCATAATTGGCACCTtgatattttagattttttttttcccactatttttcttttttcttaacataaaaaaatgtttgtttgaggTGAAACTCACCAAAATGACGCTCTGCTGTCTATAGATGACACTGCTGTGTGTACCCATGCGTTCTGCAGAAATGCCACCAAAATCATTTTAACCATCATTGTCAAACATTTTGCCTTTGGTTAAATATGATACCACAAAGTTTTCTTATGTGCCAATTTATCATGTTTGGGAATAACATTTGAAGgtttttaaagcaaacagcaaTGATCTGCAGATTTAAGTTAATAAACCTagtgattttaattttagaGTACAGTGGGATTTATTTAACCCTGAAAAAATCACTTGTGGAGCAAAGCAGTTTTAACAAATAGTGGTGTTAAGATTTCGACGTGTAATGGACAGAACAGGGAGAGTCAGTAGTTCACATATTAAATGTCTAAATTCATTTGCTTTTAAAAGTCCTTTAAAACACAGTTCAGGGCAAAAAGGACTATAgctaaatttttttttgtccaaaaaaaaacaaaaaaaaaacagtgactgtATAGTTTCTGTACAAATCATAGAAAGTGAGAAAGTCAGAATCAGTGCGTGTTGAAGCCCCTGataataacaaaatgtaaaaacctgAAGTATTTGCTGATGGTGCAGGCAGGCTGAGGCAGGACTCCTGTTCTACTTTAAAGAcgataaataaatgaagaggGAAGTGAACTGCTGGTCTAAATGATTTTGTTATTCAAACTGTGCGTGTGATAAATAAGTTTTACAGGGAAAGAAACATTAAGaagcacaataaaaataaaacgcGCAGTGATGCACTATAGAGGAAAACACTGTTTAGGTTCAGTCTTTCCGAATATAATACAGTTGGAGTAAACACTCTGgtgaaatatgcaaatattaatatttttattgcaaAATGCTTGATTGTCATGATATAATAATTGTATTTGCAGTTCAACAGTCCGTCATatcaaatgtcaaattaaaacaaacgATAGGCTACGTGTtattaacagcaacaacaataataagGCCGTATAAATACAAATGAAGTGTTTCTCCACAGAAAGTCTTTAAAAACTCAACTCAGAGGTTGGAAAAAATGGTTATTGCGCGCTAATGACGTCCATGCAGAGTGAACGTACATTCATTCAGAAATGCGTTACTGCGCAAAGTAGAACTGCTCAGAGGAACCTTGATGCGTGCAcgtttctgtgtttaaaatggcCAAACCCTTGGATGGACGaataataattagaataattgtaataataataatgatttgaGGAGGACAGAAAGTGGCACATGCATGGGTTAGTTGATATGATGGATTCAGAGTTGGGAGAATTTTCTTGGAACTAAAACagtaaaggaaaagaaaaagtgacGGGCCTATTTAAAGCCAGAGCAGGGGTTCACTGTATGTCCGACCGTCCACGCACACCGTGATCCCAAACAGGGGAAATCGTCAGTCTGCATCAAACAGGCCAAAATATTTGCCAGTGTTGGAGAAGTAGATGTAAGGCGCAGCGTTCGCAGTCGGGTACACGACAGGGAAAGGCATTGGTAACAAACATCCGCCCAGCAGGCTGCTGTCTTTGTAAAAAGTCGGTAATTGCACATTTTTCGCTGCCTCGGTGAAGTGCTCTGCGGCCGGCGGCCCCTCCATGTCCGTGGACAGTTGTCTCTTCAGCTTGTTGCGGCGGTTCTGAAACCAGATTTTGACCTGGGTCTCGGTGAGCTGCAGAGAGCTGGCCAGACACGCTCTCTCCGAGCTGCTCAGGTACCGCTTCATGTCAAAAGTCGCCTCCAGCTGAAATATCTGTCTCTTAGAGAAGATGGTGCGCGTCTTCTTCTTCACCGTGGCTCTGGTGTCCGCAGTGGcctcctgctgctgccgccgctCCTCGGACGCGTCCTCGGCGCTGGGCGAACTTTGCGCCTCGGGACAGGAGCCAGCGGCCCGCGGTGTGCTCTCCCCCCGGTCCGCACGAAGAGCCCTGGGCTTCACTGTGAATGAAGCGACACAACGTGTTTTGAAGCAGTGGGAAAGTCAAACACACACCCCTGTCACTCCCCGCGCAAACAGCTACACATGCAAAATGGCTGCGCAAATGTGGAGAGACGCTAAAATGATAAAAACCAAGAACGACCTCCGCTCCGAGGTCCTCACCCCCTAAAAGAGAATTGAACTCATTTCCTCCATCAGCTTTATCAGCTTAAAACTCAAATTACTGCACATAAGCTTCTTCACAGAGACACTGTCTCCAGCGTCTTCACTGCTTTATCTGTTATTAACCTCCCGGAGTTACCTGTGTCCTCTGACCCGCTGCCGTGTCTCCTCCGGACGCTCCACACATCCTCGTACCGCGCCTGAAAGTCATCCTTACATCCAGTGtcccgctgctgctgctgctttgagcCATCCAAGTCTCCGCGGTCCTGCTGCTTCAGGTTGAGGATGCTGTCTATGGTGAAGGTCAAAGAAGCGCTCCGACTCGGGGCATCTTCTTTGCTCATGTTCCCCGGCATTTCATCCGCTCCTCGTCGATTCCCGAAACACCGACGTCCCCGGACGTTCCGAGCACCATTGCTCCTCGGCTGCGACTAGAGCGCAGAGGAGCCGGCGCGACGCTCTTCAACGACCCGGAAGACTGCGGTTTAGCAGTTTTTGATTGGTGAGGTTGTGGGGCAGATGAGGGCGGGATGCAGATTTACGTCTGGCTGCCATATTAAACACTTTGCTGTCACAGGAACTCATGCGTGCATGTTCCTTCCAGTGTTATAACGCAGAGCGGATTCAAGACCGTGCGTGACTCTTAACCTCGGAGTTGGCATCACTGCTGGGTCCCATGAGGTTTCTGCCTCTGATATGTATTTTCCTCATGGGTATGATAGCTTGGCAGGCCTGTGACAGGGCCAGGAGAGTTATTGGAGCCAGAAATGGTTCAGGGACCACACCCCTCCATCAGAAAAGTCCCCTTTAATGCACCAAGTTCtgctgtttgagtttgtttctgtgtatcCTCAAGTCAAACATCACTTTGCCCTTTAATCTGTTTTACTGACTCAAGCTTAACTGCATCCAAACAGTGTAGAAAAGCATAATTGAGCTTTTCCATGTGACAAAATGAGcaagaaatgacaaaataagtAAGAAACCACAAAACACTCTGTgcatatattttattcacaagTGATCAGTGTACAAAAGTCTGTATTAAAATCCTCTTAAATAAACTCACAGCagttaaaatgatcaaaatgtTGTCAGTCATAGTCCCGTCCAGGAGCACAGTGCATCATGGGCTCAGATACAGGTCCAACACACTCACAGATTGTTAAATAATGTTGAGAAAGAATTAGTAAACTATGTGTAGGATTTGTGTTGCACACAGAGGACCCTAAAGGAGAAAAATGTAGGTTTTGGCACAGGTTTTGGATGTAGAGGTAAATCATGAAGTAGAAATGTGTGTTCGTCTTTAACTTCATGCGTTTGACTCTTATTTGTTGCCATATATGTGAATTATTTGTGTGGAACCTGAAGAAGTATCTCAGATTAATTGGTTTGGGGATGGGATGGCTGAAGTCGCCACGGCCTACGAAATGATCCATCCCAGTCTAAATCCGGCTGCATGTATTGAAACCTCTAATAGAAACACAGGATGGATGATCAGTGGGAGAATCTGAATCTGAACTAAAAACCGTTTTTGCAGGATCTTTAATCGGTGTCTCAACAGTTTGTTGTCTCCTAAACTTCAcgtccacacagaaagtcacaCCAGCCCGGTCATCTGTGGCGTTAGAAACGGTACTGGGGGAGTGAAGTGAGGAGTCAGTGGGTAGTTAATACAACTAGAAAAGCCAACCACTGGTGGTGATATTTGAGGCAGGCCAGTCACAGGTGTGCTGACATTGTCGCGGTACAACACTGGAACTCCGCCGACCCTCTGGGCGTTGTAGGGGACGCTGCTGGCCTCCATGTCCGCCGCGATCTGCCTCTTCCACTTGTTCCTGCGGTTTTGAAACCAGATCTTGACCTGGGTCTCTGTGAGCTGCAGCGACGCAGCCAGCCCGGCGCGCTCTGTGCTGCTCAGGTAGCGTTTCAAGTCGAAGGTGGACTCCAGCTGGAAGACCTGACTTCGGCTGAACACGGTGCGGGTCTTCTTCTTTCGCGCCCCTTTGTTGTCAcctgagaggagaggaagcagaaaTTTGAATAAGTGGAAATGGATGGACCTCTGTGcgctgcagctttaatgaacCCTCATTAAAGGGTGGGATGAATTCCCTTGACAGAAACAGTCCCAGTCTAGGTTTAccctttgtgttttaaaataacataacaaaCCAGGAGAACATATAACCAGCCTTAGAACACAGAGTGATGTTAAGTAGAACTAGTTTTATGAATAAAAGGCGTCCATGGACTAAGGCGGCCTTAGATTCACTCCTGTGCCTCCATGCAAAACGTGTAGAAGAACCAATATGCTGACGTCTGCGTCTCTGACTTTAGGAAACATTTGTGGTTAAACATTCCTTCTACTAAATCATTTTGGAAGAGAAAAGCGACAGCTGAAGTCACAGCCTGCGTCACGGCGTAGCGTCTAAAGACGATGACGCATGCGTGGTGATGAATTCTCACTGTGCGGACCGAAAGACTACAAGCCCTTTTTTTTCAGGAGCTAGTGGGGGGTGTAGCTCCTGTGCTGTGGTCACACCTGTGTCACAACCTTCCTCTCGAGAGGAGCAGGACGGCgcatcctcctctctgtcatCCGTCAAACTCTCGTCCCCCTTTTCCTCCGAGTCGTCGTTCTCCTCCGCTCTCCCCGTTAAAGTTGGGGAATCCCGGTCGCTGGTTGGCAGAAACTCTTCATCCTTGCACCGTGAACCTAGAAGAACGTGACAAAACAATCAATCACTGTTGTGTCTACATTTCGCTCCGTTTCTGAGCTTCTCTCCGTTTCGCAGCAAATTAGGCGCATCActgctttctgtctttcccAAGGGTATAAATACGCATCAAGTCTATTTCAAGACACTTGAGTAGTTGCCAAATACCGTTGGCTCGTACGGGGCTGGTAATTGGGGAGTTGGGGGCAGTAAAACGTGACACAGTCCACTTGTGACATATTGAAGCTCCAGGGTGAGgagtttaaaagaaaatgctaaATGGTGAAACGTGTTTATGGTCCAGGTGATGCTTTTATACGTTTACGCGCGGACTGGGTGGTTTTCTGTGCGATGTTGACATTTAGATAATGACATAACTGGGCTGTCGCGACCTTTATACGCACTTTTAATGCTGATTCTCCCGCAAATACCTGACACAAATAAAACGACTGTGTGATTCACTCACTTCTCGAGCTGCCGTTCGCTGTGATGGGTGACGTTCCTCTCCAGTGCAGCGCCCTATTGTCGCTAAGGCGTGTTGTTTCCAGTCCCGGGCAGCTCGCCGGGCTATGGACCCGCTCCTCAGCCGAGGCGCCTCTGTCTGTAGTTGCGAGCAAATTCTCAATGTAAAAGGACGAACCTTTGGATGGAGGACCGAGCTTCGATCTCGGGGATTTGTCATCCAgcattttgactttttcagtAGGCAAGCCCAATGCTGCTTGTCACCGTTTAAAAATCATTACTGAGAATGTCTCTTGTTTCCAGCCATGAGTCCAACCACACCGACGAAATCCACTGGAGCAGAGCCTGATGCAGTTGTTGGAAATCCACGTACAATTTGGTCTTGGTTAAACCGTATTCCGGGAGCGAGGAGGAATTActccagaaaaaaacactggagTCTGGCTCGATCGCAGCCTCTCTTGTAGGCTGTGAGACAGAGTGCCTTTAGGGAGCGCAGAGATGCTGAATTTAGGTCAATTAGGGAGCAAACCGAAGCAGAGATACAGTGTTGTCCTCGGGGCTGGAGACGGAGAAAGCTTCAtgaagacagacacacacagtacctCCTGCTGGTTGCGTGTGTCCATGCACAATTTCTATTCACAGCTCACTCGAAATCTGCTGTTCTCTGCTTCTAAACAGCCTGATCTTATTTCTCTCAGGAAGGAATTTCAGAAAagaatttcaaatattttcccACAACATCGCGCTGGAGCAGGTTCATCAAGCCTGTTTAGTTCCTCCCATGTTTAAGTCTTGGTCAGTCTGGTCACGAAAGCAAATCCACTACTTTGCTTCTTTCgtcagtgaaaaacagctgTAGGCCTCTTCAGGCGTCAAAGTGCGAGAAATATCgacaaaacacttttaattcTCAGGATAAGCTGATAAATCAATGAAGAGAAAAGTGGATAAAACAGTTGgattaaaaacagctttaaatcaTGGGTCTCCAAATTACTCGGTGTCTGGTAcaaatgttataaaataaatgatttatagATTAATTCATAGCTGAACTCAAGACTACACAGAAAAGTTTGAATGAACAGGCCACATGAATGTTTGAGCGTGTACAAATTACAGTTGTTCGGTGTTTGgaccaaagaaaaataaaaaaacaaaacagtaacgTGATGATGCAAGTTTAACTCTAATGTTCATCTAAATGCTCCTTTTTTTTAGTCAAgtgcaaagtgtttttttttttaaacatgtatttatttttatattcattatgttCAGGTtgataaataagtaaataagttGTGGTTAACTGCatcttttatttccaaaatgacTGATTACattgttaaaacaaatatttattttaagattttaaaaaaatgcaggaattttcatttaaaatcaaaaactaGGATTTGTGTCTTATAAATACAAGAcaaagtgtgcgtgtgtgtgcgtgtgtgtgtgtttgtgtgtgtccagatgAGTGAAAAATGCCTCCTGAAATAATCACTTGAATCAAAAGTCttcaacaaataataataataaaacaaatttggTCTTTAGTTTCAGGAGTTtgtttgcaaacacacatttccacatgAGCCCCAACTGACCCACAGGCATCAGCAGCCTGAGCATCACTTTGCCTTTTAGAAACAGctttttcctcctgcagcagcttGAAGGACCAACCTGATTTAACTGTCAGGCCCCAGATTACTCTCTCACCTTCAGACAGATCCTAAGCACAGTTAGAAATCTGGGTAAAACCTGAAGCAAACACTCCAGTGCAGATTATCCACTGAGAattagcatgtttttttttcttggaaagCCACCTTAAATGCCCGTACATGGACTGACAGCGTGTCCGAGCTTAGTATGTGTTAATTCATGCTGAAGGTGGAAAATATTTGGTCAGCTCTGACACTGTGAACAGCCGAGTGCGTTTGGAGTCGGAATAGGATTTAAACACTATGAAAAGCTTACTTTCATCTGTAAGTAGCCCTGAACTTTTCCCCAGGACATTCCAGGCTGCATGTTGATCAACAATACTGAACCCCActgctttctgctgctttttgcaTTGAAAGAACCACCAGTCACTGCAGTCAACGTTAGTACAAGAAGCAAAGTGAAGAGAATGATATAAAATTGATGTGCAGAGAAAGAGGGACAcaggaaacaacaaactgtgtCACTGAATTGACTTTTTTAAGCCTCTTTGCAAGTAATAGCCCACCAGTCAATACTGGGGATTCTGGTTGGAGCAGAGCACCAgcagaaacactttaaaatgaatTCCCACATTACATGAGGACTTGACTTCAGGTTTCCATCATCCAGAGTCGTCATATGTCTGTGCTGATGATTTCCCATCtctgaatgtttttaatgtgaaggtTTTCTAGAG
The window above is part of the Mastacembelus armatus chromosome 18, fMasArm1.2, whole genome shotgun sequence genome. Proteins encoded here:
- the LOC113124244 gene encoding homeobox protein HMX2-like; protein product: MPGNMSKEDAPSRSASLTFTIDSILNLKQQDRGDLDGSKQQQQRDTGCKDDFQARYEDVWSVRRRHGSGSEDTVKPRALRADRGESTPRAAGSCPEAQSSPSAEDASEERRQQQEATADTRATVKKKTRTIFSKRQIFQLEATFDMKRYLSSSERACLASSLQLTETQVKIWFQNRRNKLKRQLSTDMEGPPAAEHFTEAAKNVQLPTFYKDSSLLGGCLLPMPFPVVYPTANAAPYIYFSNTGKYFGLFDAD
- the LOC113125359 gene encoding homeobox protein HMX1-like, coding for MLDDKSPRSKLGPPSKGSSFYIENLLATTDRGASAEERVHSPASCPGLETTRLSDNRALHWRGTSPITANGSSRSSRCKDEEFLPTSDRDSPTLTGRAEENDDSEEKGDESLTDDREEDAPSCSSREEGCDTGDNKGARKKKTRTVFSRSQVFQLESTFDLKRYLSSTERAGLAASLQLTETQVKIWFQNRRNKWKRQIAADMEASSVPYNAQRVGGVPVLYRDNVSTPVTGLPQISPPVVGFSSCINYPLTPHFTPPVPFLTPQMTGLV